In Haematobia irritans isolate KBUSLIRL chromosome 1, ASM5000362v1, whole genome shotgun sequence, a genomic segment contains:
- the LOC142227112 gene encoding uncharacterized protein LOC142227112, producing the protein MACPIPSCRITKLDEQMISCWICSTSYHSKCAQLAARTIDNLREDKGLRWCCEKCKHIDGEFFTFFKNCRARLDDISRDFDLISDRFKKYKNILDNSSNLDIVLQSPTENSRKRKKSKSNKNSSNNEIETISPTLVNTNNNIHDSETVVIPTNNAETTPLPIPPIIITPSHSNSLNTGTVVAPATVLTDTNSFFSPFNTPTNQSPAGSAPKPLRVLPPMKTIFAARFAPETTEDDIHFYIKSKLNANVDIKVSKLQFVERRNKSSFKIFVPEDIFDTVVNPELWPYRAVVHEFVFRDRVARLPARPVEQSKN; encoded by the coding sequence atggctTGCCCTATACCATCGTGTCGTATCACTAAATTGGATGAACAAATGATTTCGTGCTGGATTTGTTCAACAAGTTATCATTCAAAATGTGCGCAATTAGCAGCACGCACAATTGACAACTTACGTGAAGATAAGGGTCTGCGGTGGTGCTGTGAAAAGTGCAAACATATTGATGGCgagttttttaccttttttaaaaaCTGTAGAGCCAGACTCGATGATATTTCGAGGGATTTTGATTTGATCTCAGAtcgctttaaaaaatataagaatatTCTTGATAATTCTTCAAACTTGGACATAGTGTTACAATCACCAACTGAAAACTCCAGAAAAAGGAAGAAATCTAAATCTAACAAGAATTCATCTAACAATGAGATTGAAACAATTTCTCCGACACTAGTTAACACCAATAATAATATTCACGATTCAGAGACTGTTGTCATTCCTACTAACAACGCTGAAACTACACCTTTACCTATTCCACCTATTATTATTACCCCGTCGCATTCGAATTCACTGAACACTGGAACAGTAGTGGCACCAGCTACTGTGTTAACTGATACTAATTCATTCTTTTCTCCTTTTAATACACCTACAAATCAATCGCCTGCTGGTTCAGCTCCAAAACCTTTAAGGGTCTTACCCCCAATGAAAACCATTTTTGCTGCCCGTTTTGCTCCAGAAACAACTGAGGATGATattcatttctacataaaatcaaaactgaaTGCAAATGTAGACATTAAGGTATCTAAACTGCAATTTGTAGAGAGGAGGAACAAGTCgtcattcaaaattttcgtacctgaggacatttttgacacAGTGGTCAATCCGGAATTGTGGCCTTACAGAGCTGTGGTGcatgaatttgtttttagagatAGAGTTGCCCGTTTACCTGCACGTCCCGTTGAGCaatcaaaaaactga